The proteins below come from a single Serratia fonticola genomic window:
- the phoQ gene encoding two-component system sensor histidine kinase PhoQ translates to MFNRDKKPFSLRARFLMATAGVILALSLSYGLVAVVGYIVSFDKTAFRLLRGESNLFFSLAQWKDQKLTIAIPPDLDLNSPTLVFIYDDKGNLLWSQRSVPELEKRIQKEWLQESGFYEIDTDTRVSSEVLGDNPKAQDQLKDYDDTDHEALTHSVAVNTYAATPRLPALSIVVVDSIPQELQRSDVVWEWFSYVLLANLLLVVPLLWLAAYWSLRPIKALITQVGELENGEREQLDENPPSELRGLVRNLNILVRNERQRYTKYRTTLSDLTHSLKTPLAVLQTTLRSLRSSKQTTIEEVEPIMLEQISRISQQIGYYLHRASINSGQTVLTREIHSVSALLDSLSVALNKVYQRKGVVITLDISPEVTFMGEKNDFMEVMGNVLENACKYCLEFVEITSLHSDKYLTIVIDDDGPGIPESKRELIFQRGQRVDTLRPGQGIGLSVAAEIIEQYDGQITISDSPLGGARMEVTFSRQHDSHHHD, encoded by the coding sequence ATGTTCAACAGAGATAAAAAGCCCTTCTCACTGCGCGCCCGCTTTCTGATGGCCACCGCCGGGGTGATCCTGGCGCTGTCGCTGTCCTACGGGCTGGTTGCGGTCGTCGGCTATATCGTCAGCTTTGATAAAACCGCTTTCCGTCTGCTGCGCGGTGAGAGCAACCTGTTCTTCAGCCTGGCGCAGTGGAAAGACCAGAAGCTGACCATTGCCATCCCGCCCGATCTCGATCTCAATTCCCCAACGCTGGTGTTTATCTACGACGATAAAGGCAACCTGTTGTGGAGCCAACGCTCGGTGCCGGAACTGGAAAAACGGATCCAGAAAGAGTGGCTGCAAGAGTCCGGTTTCTATGAGATAGACACCGACACCCGGGTCAGTAGCGAAGTGCTGGGCGATAACCCCAAGGCCCAGGATCAGCTGAAAGACTATGACGATACCGACCATGAGGCGTTAACCCACTCGGTGGCCGTCAATACCTATGCCGCCACCCCACGCCTGCCCGCCTTGAGCATTGTGGTGGTCGACAGCATTCCGCAGGAGCTGCAACGCTCGGACGTGGTATGGGAATGGTTCAGCTACGTACTACTGGCCAATCTGCTACTGGTTGTGCCTCTGCTGTGGCTAGCTGCGTATTGGAGTTTGCGGCCTATCAAGGCGCTGATAACACAGGTCGGTGAATTGGAAAACGGCGAGCGCGAGCAACTGGATGAAAATCCCCCCAGTGAACTACGTGGCCTGGTACGGAACCTGAATATCCTGGTGCGCAACGAGCGTCAGCGCTACACCAAATACCGCACTACGCTGTCCGACCTCACCCACAGCCTGAAAACCCCGCTGGCGGTATTGCAGACCACCCTGCGCTCGCTGCGTTCCAGCAAGCAGACCACCATCGAAGAGGTCGAGCCGATCATGCTCGAGCAGATTAGCCGTATTTCGCAGCAGATTGGTTATTACCTGCATCGGGCCAGCATCAACTCTGGTCAAACCGTGCTGACCCGCGAGATCCATTCGGTTTCTGCCCTGCTCGACAGCCTGAGCGTGGCGCTGAACAAGGTCTATCAGCGTAAAGGGGTAGTCATCACCCTCGATATCTCACCAGAAGTCACCTTTATGGGCGAGAAAAACGACTTTATGGAGGTGATGGGCAACGTGCTGGAGAACGCCTGTAAATATTGCCTGGAGTTTGTGGAGATCACCTCGCTGCACTCGGACAAATACCTGACGATCGTCATTGATGACGACGGCCCCGGCATCCCGGAAAGCAAGCGTGAGTTGATCTTCCAACGCGGCCAACGCGTCGATACTCTGCGCCCCGGTCAGGGGATTGGCCTGTCGGTCGCCGCCGAGATCATCGAGCAATATGACGGGCAAATTACCATCAGCGACAGCCCGCTGGGTGGTGCACGGATGGAGGTCACCTTCTCCCGCCAGCACGACTCCCACCATCACGATTAA
- the phoP gene encoding two-component system response regulator PhoP — translation MRVLVVEDNGLLRHHLSVQMREMGHQVDAAEDAKEADYFLQEHAPDIAIVDLGLPGEDGLSLIRRWRANQMKLPILVLTARESWQDKVAVLEAGADDYVTKPFHLEEVIARMQALMRRNSGLASQVIVLPPFQIDLSRRELSVNEQQIKLTAFEYTIIETLIRNAGKVVSKDSLMLQLYPDAELRESHTIDVLMGRLRKKLQAEYPQEVITTVRGQGYRFDAK, via the coding sequence ATGCGAGTACTGGTTGTTGAAGACAATGGCCTATTGCGCCACCATCTTAGTGTGCAAATGCGCGAAATGGGGCATCAGGTTGATGCCGCAGAAGATGCCAAAGAAGCTGACTATTTTCTGCAGGAACATGCGCCTGATATCGCCATTGTCGATCTCGGGTTGCCGGGTGAAGACGGCCTGAGCCTGATCCGCCGTTGGCGTGCCAACCAGATGAAGTTGCCGATCCTGGTGCTGACCGCCCGCGAAAGCTGGCAGGATAAGGTGGCGGTGCTGGAAGCCGGTGCCGATGATTACGTCACCAAGCCCTTCCACCTGGAAGAAGTGATTGCCCGCATGCAGGCTTTGATGCGCCGCAATAGCGGCCTGGCCTCACAGGTGATCGTACTGCCGCCGTTCCAGATCGACCTCTCGCGCCGTGAGCTGAGCGTCAACGAACAGCAAATCAAACTGACGGCCTTTGAGTACACCATTATCGAAACGCTGATCCGTAACGCGGGTAAAGTGGTCAGCAAAGATTCATTGATGTTGCAACTCTACCCGGATGCCGAACTGCGCGAAAGCCACACCATCGACGTATTAATGGGCCGCCTGCGTAAAAAGCTACAGGCCGAATACCCACAGGAAGTGATCACCACCGTACGTGGTCAGGGCTACCGTTTCGATGCCAAGTGA